A single region of the Musa acuminata AAA Group cultivar baxijiao chromosome BXJ1-11, Cavendish_Baxijiao_AAA, whole genome shotgun sequence genome encodes:
- the LOC135596418 gene encoding sugar transport protein MST4-like yields the protein MSNAGSNGAKEFEGKITIYVVICGVIAATGGLMFGYDIGISGGVTSMDDFLEEFFPVVYERKHKAKEDNYCKYDNQGLQLFTSSLYLAALVSSFVASKLCTKHGRRLTMQAASVFFLVGVVLNAAARNIAMLIIGRILLGVGVGFANQAVPLFLSEIAPVHIRGALNILFQLDVTIGIFVANIVNYFVSNIHPWGWRLALGLAGVPATMLCLGSMVIAETPTSLIEREQLMEGLAMLKKIRGTDNVNAEYEEILHACEMARQVKQPFRNLMKRSSRPQLVIAIAMQVFQQFTGINAIMFYAPVLFQTIGFKNDASLLSAVITGIVNVLSTVVSVVLVDKLGRRFLLLEACGQMLITQVAIGGVLLVNLKSTNELEHGVAVWVVVLVCLYVSSFAWSWGPLGWLIPSETFPLATRTAGYAFAVSSNMLFTFVIAQAFLSMMCHLRAGIFFFFAAWIVVMGLFVIFLLPETKNVPIDEMSERVWKRHWYWKRFMDEEEQHKKDSV from the exons ATGTCGAATGCAGGGTCTAATGGTGCGAAGGAATTCGAGGGCAAGATCACAATTTATGTTGTGATCTGCGGAGTAATTGCAGCTACTGGAGGCCTCATGTTTGGCTATGACATTGGAATATCAG GGGGAGTGACATCTATGGATGACTTCTTGGAGGAGTTCTTCCCTGTGGTCTATGAGAGGAAGCACAAAGCCAAGGAAGACAACTACTGCAAGTATGACAACCAAGGCCTTCAGCTGTTCACTTCGTCCCTGTACCTTGCCGCCTTGGTGTCCAGCTTTGTAGCTTCCAAGCTGTGCACCAAACATGGCCGGCGGCTGACGATGCAGGCGGCGTCAGTGTTTTTCTTGGTCGGTGTCGTCCTCAATGCAGCTGCTCGGAACATTGCCATGCTGATCATAGGAAGAATTCTCCTCGGAGTTGGTGTTGGATTCGCTAATCAG GCTGTTCCTCTATTCTTGTCGGAGATCGCACCAGTCCACATCAGAGGAGCCCTAAACATCCTCTTCCAGCTCGACGTGACGATCGGGATCTTCGTGGCGAACATCGTGAACTACTTCGTCTCCAATATCCATCCATGGGGGTGGAGACTCGCTCTTGGCTTGGCCGGCGTGCCGGCGACCATGCTTTGCTTGGGCTCCATGGTGATCGCGGAGACACCGACGAGCCTCATCGAGCGCGAGCAGCTGATGGAAGGTCTGGCCATGCTGAAGAAGATTCGGGGTACCGATAACGTTAACGCGGAGTACGAAGAGATCCTGCACGCGTGCGAGATGGCACGACAGGTGAAGCAACCATTCAGGAACCTCATGAAGCGATCCAGCCGGCCGCAGCTGGTGATCGCCATCGCAATGCAGGTCTTCCAGCAGTTCACTGGGATCAACGCCATCATGTTCTATGCGCCGGTCCTCTTCCAGACCATCGGATTCAAGAACGACGcgtcgctgctctccgctgtCATCACCGGCATCGTTAATGTTCTATCCACCGTCGTGTCGGTGGTGTTGGTGGACAAGCTCGGCAGGAGATTCCTGCTACTCGAAGCCTGTGGGCAGATGCTGATCACACAG GTGGCGATTGGAGGTGTTCTGCTTGTGAACTTGAAGTCGACGAACGAGCTCGAACACGGGGTGGCGGTCTGGGTGGTGGTGCTCGTGTGCCTGTACGTGTCGAGCTTTGCCTGGTCTTGGGGTCCGCTTGGTTGGTTGATTCCCAGCGAAACCTTCCCCCTGGCGACGAGAACCGCGGGCTACGCCTTCGCCGTCAGCTCCAACATGCTCTTCACCTTCGTCATCGCCCAGGCTTTCCTGTCCATGATGTGCCATCTACGCGCcgggatcttcttcttcttcgctgcaTGGATTGTGGTGATGGGGTTGTTCGTCATATTCCTGTTGCCCGAGACGAAGAATGTGCCGATCGATGAGATGAGCGAGAGAGTCTGGAAGCGACACTGGTACTGGAAGAGATTCATGGACGAGGAAGAACAACATAAAAAGGATTCCGTCTAA